A single window of Balaenoptera acutorostrata chromosome X, mBalAcu1.1, whole genome shotgun sequence DNA harbors:
- the LOC103005333 gene encoding zinc finger X-linked protein ZXDB codes for MDAEMEIPRLLPARGSRQGGGAGSPGGGGRIHGGPDPRAGQAPARRLLLLRGPQDGGPGRQREEDRAASPGPGPSPLVPRPDHAGGGGGGGGGGGGGGGDDFFLVLLDPVGGDVDSTGAGQAAGPLWREEAGLGPRFQGHESGANPEGRPSLGPSCLSAIRAPVPALAPIPAPGMGPAAAFAGTVTIHNQNLLLRFENGVLTLATPPPPAWAPGVAPAPQPGGLIAPQAGILHAAQPGDCPELPPDLLLAERAEPAPAPAPEEEAEGPVAAESPRGPLGPGQGMVLYLCPEAQCGQTFAKKHQLKVHLLTHSSSQGQRPFKCPLGGCGWTFTTSYKLKRHLQSHDKLRPFGCPAEGCGKSFTTVYNLKAHMKGHEQENSFKCEVCEETFPTQAKLSAHQRSHFEPERPYQCAFSGCKKTFITVSALFSHNRAHFREQELFSCSFPGCSKQYDKACRLKIHLRSHTGERPFLCDFEGCGWNFTSMSKLLRHKRKHDDDRRFMCPVEGCGKSFTRAEHLKGHSITHLGTKPFVCPVEGCCARFSARSSLYIHSKKHLQDVDTGKIRCPVSTCNKLFTSKHSMKTHMAKRHNLRQNLLAQLEAANSLTPSSELTSQGQNDLSDAELVSLFSDVPGNSSAAVLDTALVNSGILTIDVASVNSTLAGKLPANNNNNSLGQAVDPQALMATSDLPQSLDTSLFFGTTAAGFQQSPLDTDDVSSLSAGPLGSLSSLAMKTSNQEPQALTPSSKLTVDTDALTPSSTLCENSVSDLLPPTKTEWNVRPDSDFFGQEEETQFAFSNPAGNHGSQKETDLITVTGSSFLV; via the coding sequence ATGGACGCGGAGATGGAAATCCCGAGGCTGCTCCCGGCTCGCGGGTCGCGACAGGGCGGCGGCGCTGGCAGCCCCGGGGGCGGCGGCCGGATCCACGGAGGTCCTGACCCGCGGGCCGGCCAGGCCCCCGCGCGCCGCCTCCTGCTGCTCCGGGGCCCCCAAGATGGCGGGCCCGGGCGGCAGCGTGAGGAGGACCGCGCGGCCTCCCCGGGCCCGGGCCCTAGCCCGTTGGTGCCGAGGCCCGATCACgctggtggcggcggcggcggcggcggcggcggcggcggcggcggcggcgatgACTTCTTCCTGGTGCTGCTGGACCCGGTGGGTGGAGACGTAGATTCCACGGGCGCCGGCCAGGCTGCAGGGCCCCTATGGAGGGAGGAGGCCGGGCTGGGCCCACGGTTCCAGGGGCACGAAAGCGGCGCGAACCCCGAGGGCCGCCCTTCGCTGGGCCCCAGCTGCCTGTCCGCTATCCGCGCCCCAGTCCCGGCCCTGGCCCCGATCCCCGCCCCAGGCATGGGCCCCGCCGCGGCCTTCGCGGGCACCGTCACCATTCACAACCAAAACCTGCTGTTGCGCTTCGAGAACGGCGTCCTCACCCTGGCCACGCCCCCGCCGCCAGCCTGGGCGCCTGGGGTCGCCCCTGCCCCGCAGCCCGGGGGTCTGATCGCCCCGCAAGCGGGGATCCTACACGCCGCGCAGCCTGGCGACTGTCCCGAGCTGCCGCCCGACCTCCTGCTGGCCGAGCGGGCCGAACCCGCGCCCGCCCCAGCGCCCGAGGAGGAGGCGGAGGGCCCGGTTGCTGCTGAGAGCCCCCGCGGGCCGCTAGGCCCGGGCCAGGGCATGGTGCTGTACCTGTGTCCTGAGGCGCAGTGCGGACAAACCTTTGCCAAGAAGCACCAGCTGAAGGTGCACCTGCTGACGCACAGCAGCAGCCAGGGCCAGCGGCCCTTCAAGTGCCCCCTGGGCGGTTGCGGCTGGACCTTCACCACCTCGTACAAGCTCAAGAGGCACCTGCAGTCACACGACAAACTGAGGCCCTTTGGCTGCCCGGCAGAGGGCTGTGGCAAGAGCTTCACCACGGTGTATAACCTCAAAGCGCACATGAAGGGCCATGAGCAGGAGAACTCATTCAAATGCGAGGTGTGTGAGGAGACCTTCCCCACGCAGGCCAAACTCAGCGCCCACCAGCGCAGCCACTTCGAGCCTGAGAGACCCTACCAGTGCGCGTTTTCGGGCTGCAAGAAGACGTTTATCACAGTGAGTGCCCTGTTTTCCCATAACCGCGCCCACTTCAGGGAACAGGAACTCTTTTCCTGCTCCTTTCCTGGCTGCAGCAAACAGTACGACAAGGCTTGTAGGTTGAAAATTCACCTTCGGAGCCACACTGGTGAGAGACCGTTCCTTTGTGACTTCGAGGGCTGTGGCTGGAACTTCACCAGCATGTCCAAACTCCTAAGACACAAAAGGAAGCACGACGATGACCGGAGGTTCATGTGTCCTGTAGAAGGCTGTGGGAAATCTTTCACGAGGGCCGAACATCTGAAAGGCCACAGCATAACCCACCTGGGCACAAAGCCTTTTGTGTGCCCCGTGGAAGGCTGCTGTGCCAGGTTCTCTGCTCGCAGTAGTCTCTACATTCACTCCAAGAAACACTTGCAGGATGTGGACACTGGTAAAATCCGATGCCCAGTCTCCACTTGTAATAAACTCTTCACATCCAAGCACAGCATGAAGACCCACATGGCCAAAAGGCACAACCTGCGCCAGAATCTCTTAGCTCAGCTAGAAGCTGCAAATTCTCTTACGCCCAGCAGTGAACTTACCAGCCAGGGGCAGAATGACCTAAGTGATGCAGAGCTTGTGTCTCTCTTCTCTGATGTGCCCGGTAATAGTTCTGCTGCAGTATTGGACACCGCATTGGTGAACTCTGGGATCTTGACTATTGATGTGGCTTCTGTGAACTCAACTCTGGCAGGGAAGCTCcctgctaataataataataattccttaggGCAGGCGGTGGACCCTCAGGCCTTGATGGCCACCAGTGACCTTCCTCAAAGTCTGGATACCTCACTCTTCTTTGGAACGACAGCCGCTGGTTTTCAGCAGAGTCCCTTAGATACGGATGATGTCTCAAGTCTAAGTGCGGGGCCGTTGGGATCTCTGAGCTCTTTGGCTATGAAAACCTCGAATCAAGAGCCCCAAGCTTTGACCCCCAGCAGTAAGCTAACAGTTGACACAGATGCTCTGACTCCTTCGAGCACCCTTTGTGAAAACAGTGTCTCAGACCTACTGCCGCCAACGAAAACGGAATGGAACGTACGCCCTGACTCTGACTTCTTTGGACAGGAGGAAGAAACCCAGTTTGCATTCTCCAATCCAGCAGGAAACCATGGGTCTCAGAAAGAAACAGATCTTATCACAGTGACTGGCAGCTCATTTTTGGTATGA